One region of Psychrobacter sp. DAB_AL43B genomic DNA includes:
- a CDS encoding MFS transporter, protein MQTNKKLPNHVYFLLIGQSINLTTAVLSVTVAALVGLSLAPTVSYATIPYGLQFLAILVSTVLFSKLMKKFGRYRIFNAGIGFLFLSGIIGFLSLIDNNFLYLCLSHFLLGLFISTANFYRFAATDTISSELIPKATSMVISGGVFAAIVAPLLAINLAKASDLPNYSLIYLALSALAIILFVIIYFWNRANVRHGKSSLKTKAVPLNTTEVRKYIIVIGILGGALGYYIMNLMMIASSLFLKQSHSFDYASYAIQMHVLAMFLPSFFVAKIINLVNSINTIILGFVLISISCLLPIIFVDTIFINIALVILGIGWNFTYSGGSTLLSNIQGERRLRFQGINETVIAFFATLGAFLPAPILSYFGWINTNLVFFIFSISISALFILFVFAFKKRGY, encoded by the coding sequence ATGCAAACCAATAAAAAACTACCCAACCATGTCTATTTTTTATTAATTGGCCAAAGTATTAATTTAACAACCGCGGTGCTATCGGTAACGGTAGCCGCTTTAGTCGGGTTATCTTTAGCACCAACAGTGAGCTATGCCACTATTCCTTATGGATTGCAATTTTTAGCCATTCTAGTCAGCACCGTTTTATTCTCAAAACTCATGAAAAAATTCGGTAGATATCGTATTTTTAACGCAGGTATTGGGTTTTTATTTTTGTCAGGCATTATTGGATTTTTATCTTTAATAGATAATAACTTTTTGTATTTATGCCTAAGTCACTTTTTACTAGGGCTTTTTATCTCAACCGCTAACTTTTATAGATTTGCCGCTACAGATACTATAAGTAGTGAGCTTATTCCCAAAGCCACGTCAATGGTCATCTCAGGTGGTGTGTTTGCTGCGATAGTCGCGCCATTATTGGCTATCAATTTAGCCAAAGCGTCAGACTTACCTAATTATTCGCTCATTTATCTAGCTTTGTCAGCGCTTGCCATTATTTTATTTGTCATTATTTATTTTTGGAATAGAGCAAACGTTCGTCACGGTAAAAGCAGTCTAAAAACAAAAGCGGTACCCTTAAACACGACAGAGGTTAGAAAATACATCATTGTCATCGGTATATTAGGCGGTGCTCTAGGCTACTACATCATGAACCTTATGATGATAGCGTCGTCACTATTTTTAAAGCAAAGCCATTCTTTTGATTATGCATCTTACGCGATCCAAATGCATGTACTTGCCATGTTTTTGCCCTCATTTTTTGTGGCAAAGATTATCAATCTCGTCAATAGCATTAACACAATCATACTTGGCTTTGTTTTGATCTCCATCTCTTGTTTATTGCCTATTATTTTTGTTGACACTATTTTTATTAATATCGCTTTAGTTATTTTAGGCATTGGCTGGAATTTTACTTATTCAGGAGGATCAACGCTGCTAAGTAATATTCAAGGGGAGCGAAGGCTGAGATTTCAAGGAATTAATGAAACCGTCATTGCTTTTTTTGCAACCTTAGGCGCTTTTCTTCCTGCGCCTATACTGAGCTATTTTGGCTGGATAAATACCAACTTAGTATTCTTTATATTTTCTATTTCGATATCGGCTCTATTTATCCTATTTGTATTTGCCTTCAAAAAAAGAGGCTATTAA
- a CDS encoding LysE family translocator, with amino-acid sequence MGSTVSFEGSITALAIFMLVNSITPGPNNLMLLHGSIKRGFWACRWHMLGITLGVTIMLWLSYWGMAALVVSFPAVMLIIKVLGTLYLLWLTYQMAKTNFTAIINEALLQERQRQQAGESVIEVKKSFGELPLSFGQALLFQWLNPKAWTMTVVAPSLAMFNAGRPWLDNYSLLAMSAVINILSISCWAAGGHWLRKLVHLPRVMRVIHAVIVLMTLYCALTLWL; translated from the coding sequence ATGGGGTCAACCGTAAGCTTTGAAGGCAGTATAACGGCATTAGCTATTTTTATGCTGGTCAATTCTATCACGCCAGGTCCCAATAACTTGATGCTACTGCATGGCAGTATTAAACGTGGATTTTGGGCATGTCGCTGGCACATGCTTGGGATTACTCTCGGCGTCACGATTATGCTTTGGCTGAGCTATTGGGGGATGGCGGCGTTAGTCGTTAGTTTCCCTGCCGTTATGTTGATTATAAAAGTGTTGGGCACACTATATCTGTTATGGCTCACCTATCAAATGGCTAAGACCAACTTTACCGCTATCATTAATGAGGCGCTACTACAGGAACGACAACGTCAACAAGCTGGTGAGAGTGTTATTGAGGTAAAAAAAAGCTTCGGTGAATTGCCTTTAAGTTTTGGACAAGCGCTACTGTTTCAATGGCTCAATCCCAAAGCATGGACGATGACCGTAGTCGCTCCTAGTCTAGCGATGTTTAATGCTGGCAGGCCTTGGTTAGATAACTATTCATTACTCGCGATGAGTGCAGTCATTAATATCTTATCCATCAGCTGTTGGGCGGCTGGTGGTCACTGGCTACGTAAATTGGTGCATTTACCGCGAGTAATGCGGGTAATTCATGCGGTGATTGTACTTATGACGCTATATTGTGCTCTAACGCTTTGGCTATAG
- a CDS encoding PLP-dependent aminotransferase family protein: protein MVETYTLNPNLTKTAAVTEWLQQRIDWQIYLPNQRVPSVRKLAKLLDISSFTVVQAYEQLVATNVLIAKPSSGYYVNTQAKLAQPNDDKRAVIKYPVIDTRWLVQQVFSDIPHYRSPGVGTLPRDWVRNDKMEWAIRQVTQQADSFIYDYGNVQGYLPLRQQLVQHLSTQGMQTSTDNVITTAGVSQAVTMAAQLLTQAGDTVLVDGPGWYWLSSCLQQQGLNVIAIERDYQGPNIEQMQKLFAAHRPKLYLTNSVLHNPTSYNLHPARAHQVINLIHEYDAYIFEDDLYAAFVPNNQTLRYASLDQFERVFYATGFSKSMSSGWRVGMLVSPDKFVDDMLRIKTLSNLNTPEFGERVIHRLWTHGEYRRQIKKVQQLIYAAHERLRKLLPRIGLIYPEHTQAGLFVWVDTGQDTGPLALDAYKDGWLVAPGQLFYPDVRTSTYLRLNVSTTNDEFLAWLEKYLDN from the coding sequence ATGGTCGAAACTTATACTCTCAATCCCAACTTGACCAAAACTGCTGCTGTTACTGAATGGCTCCAGCAGCGTATTGACTGGCAGATTTATTTGCCCAATCAGCGCGTGCCATCGGTGCGAAAATTAGCAAAACTATTAGACATATCAAGCTTTACGGTGGTACAAGCTTATGAGCAGCTGGTTGCTACTAACGTATTAATCGCTAAGCCCAGCTCAGGCTATTATGTCAATACGCAAGCAAAATTAGCTCAGCCGAATGATGATAAAAGAGCGGTCATTAAGTACCCAGTAATAGATACGCGCTGGCTGGTGCAGCAAGTTTTTAGTGATATCCCGCACTATCGCTCACCAGGGGTGGGAACATTACCGAGAGACTGGGTACGTAATGATAAGATGGAATGGGCAATACGGCAGGTAACCCAGCAAGCCGATAGCTTTATCTATGATTATGGTAATGTTCAAGGTTATTTGCCGCTACGTCAGCAGCTGGTGCAACACTTAAGTACTCAAGGTATGCAAACCTCTACTGATAATGTTATTACCACAGCGGGTGTCTCACAAGCGGTCACGATGGCCGCACAGCTGCTTACCCAAGCTGGCGATACCGTCTTAGTCGATGGGCCAGGTTGGTATTGGTTATCAAGCTGCCTACAACAACAAGGCCTAAATGTAATAGCGATTGAGCGTGATTATCAAGGACCTAATATTGAGCAAATGCAAAAGCTATTCGCGGCGCACCGTCCTAAGCTCTATCTCACTAATAGCGTGCTGCACAACCCAACATCCTATAATCTACATCCTGCCCGCGCGCATCAGGTCATTAATTTGATTCATGAATACGATGCTTATATATTCGAAGATGATTTATATGCCGCCTTTGTACCGAATAATCAGACACTACGCTACGCAAGTCTAGATCAGTTTGAACGAGTGTTCTATGCAACAGGGTTTTCAAAGTCGATGTCGTCTGGTTGGCGCGTCGGTATGCTGGTAAGTCCCGATAAATTCGTTGATGATATGCTGAGGATCAAAACTTTGAGTAATTTGAACACCCCAGAATTTGGTGAGCGAGTTATCCATAGATTATGGACGCATGGTGAGTATCGCCGGCAAATTAAAAAGGTTCAGCAGCTTATATATGCTGCGCACGAAAGACTGCGTAAATTATTGCCAAGGATTGGGCTTATTTATCCTGAGCATACACAAGCAGGTCTTTTTGTTTGGGTAGACACAGGGCAGGATACCGGACCGTTAGCATTGGATGCGTATAAAGACGGCTGGCTAGTCGCGCCAGGGCAACTGTTTTACCCAGATGTTCGTACTTCGACATATCTGCGACTCAATGTATCGACAACTAACGATGAGTTTTTGGCTTGGTTAGAGAAGTATTTAGATAATTGA
- a CDS encoding HPP family protein: protein MHSFFNWYKLNGQVSPCPKRLPLSMILVAWLGGTLATATLAMLGSSVELIMILGSFGASCLLIFAYPASPFAQPRNVIGGHVIATFTGLVFMMLFGIHWWSMASAVGTAIALMLVFRMPHPPAGSNPLIVMLGAVNWGFLITPTLLGSIILVMVALIYNNLGKDKQYPTYWW, encoded by the coding sequence ATGCATTCATTTTTTAATTGGTACAAATTAAATGGTCAAGTCAGTCCATGCCCAAAAAGATTGCCGTTATCGATGATACTAGTGGCTTGGCTCGGCGGAACCCTCGCAACGGCAACGCTTGCTATGCTAGGAAGCTCGGTAGAATTAATAATGATACTGGGATCATTTGGTGCTAGTTGTTTATTGATATTTGCGTATCCTGCCAGCCCTTTTGCGCAGCCAAGAAACGTCATAGGCGGACATGTTATTGCGACTTTTACAGGACTGGTATTTATGATGTTATTTGGCATTCACTGGTGGAGTATGGCAAGCGCTGTAGGCACCGCCATTGCGCTAATGCTGGTATTTAGAATGCCGCACCCGCCTGCGGGGTCCAACCCTTTGATAGTCATGCTGGGTGCGGTGAATTGGGGGTTTTTGATAACACCTACCCTGCTCGGTTCTATTATTTTGGTCATGGTAGCGCTTATTTATAACAATTTAGGTAAGGATAAGCAGTATCCAACGTATTGGTGGTAG
- a CDS encoding TetR/AcrR family transcriptional regulator, giving the protein MQLRDTILRKSYELFYKQGFHDSGVELLAKRAGTTKRTLYAHFGNKEGLIEEVLKYRHQMFMGQLKDYFDIFELKDVPGIARCYLTFLKDWTSSEDFYGCMFINACAEYSDTQSSPHQIAKQHKTEVRQWLLAKFEQVGAENAKQKSDTLFVFGEGIIVAAQTGQESLELDAEFFKVFA; this is encoded by the coding sequence ATGCAATTACGAGACACTATTTTACGAAAAAGCTATGAGCTCTTTTATAAGCAAGGCTTTCACGACAGTGGAGTGGAGCTTTTAGCAAAGAGAGCAGGGACTACTAAGCGGACTTTGTACGCTCATTTTGGTAATAAAGAGGGACTTATTGAGGAGGTGCTTAAATATCGTCATCAGATGTTTATGGGTCAGCTAAAAGATTACTTCGATATTTTTGAGCTTAAAGATGTGCCAGGTATTGCAAGGTGCTACTTAACCTTCCTAAAAGACTGGACGTCATCAGAGGATTTTTATGGTTGTATGTTTATCAATGCTTGCGCAGAGTATTCAGATACCCAATCTTCCCCGCATCAAATAGCCAAACAGCATAAAACTGAAGTCAGACAATGGCTACTTGCTAAGTTTGAACAGGTAGGTGCGGAAAATGCTAAGCAGAAATCTGACACTCTGTTCGTATTTGGGGAAGGTATTATTGTTGCAGCACAAACGGGCCAGGAGTCATTGGAATTAGATGCTGAGTTTTTTAAGGTTTTTGCTTAA
- a CDS encoding cysteine hydrolase family protein, with translation MSLRDKKPALLVIDVQKGFEDEAYWGGNRNNKNAEKICGEILQKWREHKLPVFHVRHSSLNPNSRLHPTHSGFEFSEYALPNKDETVITKQVNSAFIGTDLKQQLDNQNISTVVIIGLTTNHCISTSTRMSGNYGYETYLIADATATFDRVGINGEKYEAELMHQTTLASLNEEFARVITTKALLQAL, from the coding sequence ATGAGCTTACGAGATAAAAAACCGGCTTTGCTAGTTATTGATGTTCAAAAAGGCTTCGAAGATGAAGCCTATTGGGGTGGTAATCGTAATAATAAAAATGCTGAAAAGATTTGCGGAGAGATACTACAGAAATGGCGAGAGCATAAGTTGCCTGTTTTTCATGTACGTCATAGCTCACTTAATCCTAATTCTCGATTGCATCCTACCCATTCAGGATTTGAGTTCAGCGAATATGCCCTGCCTAATAAAGATGAGACCGTGATTACCAAACAGGTGAATAGCGCCTTCATTGGTACCGATTTAAAACAACAATTAGATAATCAAAATATATCAACGGTAGTCATTATTGGATTGACGACCAACCACTGTATTTCTACTAGTACTCGTATGTCAGGTAACTATGGCTATGAGACTTATTTGATAGCTGATGCTACTGCCACATTTGATAGAGTAGGTATCAACGGTGAAAAGTATGAAGCAGAGCTTATGCATCAGACTACGCTGGCAAGCTTAAATGAGGAGTTTGCTAGGGTCATTACTACTAAGGCTTTATTGCAAGCTCTTTAA
- a CDS encoding type 1 glutamine amidotransferase has protein sequence MTLRIHALLHVDFEDLGFIEQWANNHGHTITYTRFYNEDSLPEQESFDWLIVMGGPMSIHDQQEFVWLADEKYFIRQSIDNGKNVIGICLGAQLIAHCLGAIVKPSGVKEIGWLPIELTEEGKSHPLLQKLPKQAFTVFHWHGDGFDCPKAATAIATSDAWANQGFIYQTPLHKELGSFVIGWQCHFEVSQESMIKMVEHGRDEIQNELNNYPKSVQSPAEIIEHGNKYIEDNNAWLAVMLDNISSI, from the coding sequence ATGACTCTACGTATTCATGCATTACTTCATGTTGATTTTGAAGACCTTGGTTTTATTGAACAATGGGCAAATAATCACGGGCATACCATCACCTATACTCGATTTTATAATGAGGACTCATTACCAGAGCAAGAAAGTTTTGATTGGCTCATAGTCATGGGTGGACCGATGAGTATTCACGATCAACAAGAGTTTGTTTGGTTAGCCGATGAAAAGTATTTCATTAGACAAAGTATTGATAATGGCAAGAACGTCATTGGTATATGTTTAGGGGCGCAGCTCATTGCGCATTGTTTGGGTGCTATTGTTAAGCCTTCTGGCGTCAAAGAGATAGGCTGGTTACCTATTGAATTGACAGAAGAAGGAAAGAGTCATCCTTTACTACAAAAGCTACCCAAGCAAGCGTTCACTGTATTCCATTGGCATGGTGATGGTTTTGACTGTCCGAAGGCAGCAACTGCTATTGCAACATCAGATGCGTGGGCTAACCAAGGGTTTATTTACCAAACACCGCTGCATAAAGAACTTGGATCTTTTGTTATCGGCTGGCAGTGTCACTTTGAAGTGAGCCAAGAGAGTATGATCAAAATGGTAGAGCATGGGCGTGATGAAATCCAAAACGAACTTAATAATTATCCTAAATCTGTCCAATCACCTGCTGAGATAATAGAGCATGGTAATAAATATATCGAAGATAACAACGCATGGTTAGCAGTTATGTTGGATAACATATCAAGTATTTGA
- a CDS encoding GNAT family N-acetyltransferase — translation MEQTWQSLLEENVAIYGFGAWSDNRLIGITHVVLHPNTWNTTECCYLEDLYVDDAIRDQSVGRKLIEHVYNVASDKGCNRVYWVTQEGNTPARAFYDTLATQTDIVQYRKNL, via the coding sequence ATTGAACAGACATGGCAGAGTTTACTTGAAGAAAATGTAGCTATTTATGGGTTTGGGGCATGGAGTGACAATAGGTTAATAGGTATCACACATGTAGTACTACACCCTAATACGTGGAACACTACTGAATGCTGTTATTTGGAGGACTTATACGTTGATGATGCCATTCGTGATCAAAGCGTAGGTCGTAAACTTATTGAGCACGTTTATAACGTTGCTAGTGATAAAGGGTGTAACCGTGTTTATTGGGTGACTCAGGAAGGTAATACGCCAGCTCGGGCTTTCTATGACACCTTAGCAACTCAAACTGATATAGTGCAATATCGCAAAAATTTATAA
- a CDS encoding winged helix-turn-helix transcriptional regulator: MTRTSFNEINCSLARTVDIIGDKWSLLIIRDAFFGVQRFSEFEDRLGIAKTVLSNRLNILVENEILKKVSTNPEVDRFIYKLTPRGRDLLVTVVSLVQWGDKWVFGEGQEPIEIWDKEELASIQQLGLQARSGKILEARDVVFKPGPGATSEMISMFEDYYLQKSQDES; encoded by the coding sequence ATGACTAGAACATCATTTAACGAAATTAATTGTAGCTTAGCAAGAACAGTCGATATCATTGGTGACAAGTGGTCTCTACTTATTATTCGTGATGCCTTTTTTGGGGTACAGCGGTTTTCTGAATTTGAAGATAGATTGGGAATAGCCAAAACAGTATTATCCAATCGTTTAAATATTCTTGTAGAGAATGAGATATTAAAAAAGGTATCAACCAATCCAGAAGTAGATCGATTTATATATAAGCTGACGCCAAGAGGAAGAGATTTGCTTGTGACTGTTGTCTCTCTAGTCCAGTGGGGTGATAAATGGGTTTTTGGAGAAGGGCAAGAGCCGATAGAGATTTGGGATAAAGAAGAGCTAGCATCAATTCAGCAGTTAGGTCTACAAGCACGCTCAGGTAAAATTTTGGAAGCGCGCGATGTGGTGTTTAAACCAGGCCCTGGAGCCACTAGCGAAATGATATCAATGTTTGAAGATTATTATTTACAAAAATCGCAGGATGAAAGCTAA
- a CDS encoding alpha/beta fold hydrolase, whose translation MNNLSFILLKSYINILGYVAPEMAAKKAQSIFFTPRKYAQKPWEITAQDTARTVVLDSGINCLVWGQGEPILLMHGWEGRASQMSVFLPFLSTKYMLIAINAPAHGDSQETRSNPNKFIKAIFEAQKYFGPLKAIIGHSMGGGAAVYAAIEGLKVEKIISIAGPSNFQHSVESFAALIGLRGKVLGHFMKQTEQEVQLTFSEIDMASRIGNVDQFVLIVHDENDLEVPFLQGRRYEDKLINGEFFATQNLGHRKIMKSEIVLQKVTDFIA comes from the coding sequence ATGAATAACTTGAGTTTTATCTTGTTAAAAAGTTATATAAATATACTGGGTTATGTGGCACCTGAAATGGCTGCAAAAAAGGCACAGAGTATATTTTTTACGCCAAGAAAATATGCGCAGAAGCCTTGGGAGATAACTGCGCAGGATACAGCGCGAACAGTGGTATTGGATAGCGGCATTAATTGTTTAGTATGGGGTCAAGGTGAGCCGATTTTGCTCATGCATGGCTGGGAAGGCAGAGCCAGTCAGATGTCTGTTTTTTTACCTTTTTTATCCACTAAATATATGTTAATTGCTATTAATGCTCCAGCTCACGGCGATAGCCAGGAAACTAGAAGCAATCCAAACAAATTCATCAAGGCCATTTTTGAAGCCCAAAAATATTTCGGTCCTCTAAAGGCTATCATAGGTCACTCGATGGGTGGCGGTGCAGCAGTGTATGCTGCTATTGAAGGCCTAAAAGTTGAGAAAATTATTTCGATAGCTGGACCATCAAATTTTCAGCATAGTGTTGAATCATTTGCTGCTCTTATTGGTTTACGCGGTAAAGTGTTAGGGCACTTTATGAAACAAACAGAGCAAGAAGTTCAGTTAACTTTTTCAGAAATAGACATGGCATCAAGGATAGGTAATGTAGATCAATTTGTACTAATCGTGCATGACGAGAATGATTTGGAAGTACCGTTTTTACAGGGGCGCAGGTATGAAGATAAGCTAATCAACGGGGAGTTTTTTGCCACGCAAAATCTTGGGCACAGGAAAATTATGAAGTCTGAGATAGTTCTGCAAAAAGTGACTGATTTTATAGCCTAA
- a CDS encoding glutathione S-transferase family protein: MYTLYGNKVSGNSYKARLTCELLNIEYQWIEIDILTQENRQAGFLQINPLGQVPVLLITPDNLAANSEPTLILESNAIIRYLAEGSALIPNSAIDYARMWQWLLYEQGEVRPNIASVRFIRKFQNMIPSRLEEYQQKFDKSNDVLSYLNQQLEGKAYILGDNVSLADISLYAYTHNAEEGGLDLSPYQDLLNWFKRIESLPNFVRL; this comes from the coding sequence ATGTATACCCTATACGGTAATAAAGTTTCTGGAAATAGCTATAAAGCAAGATTGACTTGCGAGCTACTAAACATTGAATACCAATGGATTGAAATCGATATATTAACGCAGGAAAATAGACAAGCTGGATTTTTACAGATTAATCCATTAGGCCAAGTACCTGTTTTACTAATTACACCTGATAACTTGGCAGCTAATAGCGAACCTACCCTAATATTAGAGTCCAATGCCATTATTAGATATTTAGCTGAAGGTTCAGCACTCATTCCTAACTCTGCCATAGACTATGCAAGAATGTGGCAATGGTTACTTTATGAGCAAGGTGAAGTTAGACCCAATATAGCGTCTGTTCGTTTCATCAGAAAATTTCAGAATATGATACCTAGTAGGCTGGAGGAATATCAGCAGAAATTTGATAAATCGAATGATGTTCTTAGTTATCTAAACCAGCAGCTTGAAGGTAAAGCCTATATATTGGGAGATAATGTCAGTTTGGCAGATATTAGCCTATATGCTTACACGCACAATGCCGAGGAAGGTGGACTAGACTTGTCGCCTTATCAAGACTTACTTAATTGGTTTAAACGTATTGAGTCTTTGCCTAACTTTGTTAGGCTGTGA
- a CDS encoding aspartate aminotransferase family protein produces the protein MSDSNSYVMPTYSPQPISFARGQGSWLYTSDDTAYLDALTGIAVCGLGHCHPQVTEAIQQQAATLVHTSNLFQIDWQEKAAESLCTAAGIDSVFFANSGAEANEAVLKMARLYGHNKGFKNPKVIVMDNSFHGRTFLTVSATANPKAREGFFTLDDDFIRVPYGDIDAIKKAASEYDEITAILLEPIQGEGGLNVPKAGFSYLDQVRAVCDQHDWLFMLDEIQTGNGRTGKYFAFQHSLVKPDVLSTAKGLANGFPIGACLVSGKARDLFKVGSHGSTYGGTPLGSRVVNTVYDVLSNTDVMHNAAQEGDYIQSSLSQELSQYGVTTRGQGMMIGVVLPSETDCSHLVHNARIHEKLITDVRSNNVIRLLPALNFSREESDQLVEKLTRIVVKTLGSIRC, from the coding sequence ATGTCAGACTCTAATTCTTACGTCATGCCCACTTATAGCCCACAACCTATTAGTTTTGCGCGTGGTCAGGGTAGCTGGCTATACACCTCTGATGACACTGCCTACTTGGATGCTTTAACAGGCATTGCCGTATGCGGTTTGGGACATTGCCACCCTCAAGTGACCGAGGCTATTCAGCAACAAGCTGCAACTTTAGTGCACACTAGCAACTTATTCCAGATTGATTGGCAGGAAAAAGCGGCAGAATCACTCTGTACCGCTGCGGGTATAGATAGCGTGTTTTTTGCTAATAGCGGTGCTGAAGCTAATGAAGCGGTATTAAAAATGGCGCGACTTTATGGGCATAACAAGGGCTTTAAAAACCCGAAAGTTATTGTTATGGATAACTCGTTTCATGGTCGTACTTTTTTGACGGTATCTGCAACTGCCAATCCTAAAGCCCGTGAAGGATTTTTCACATTAGATGATGATTTTATACGTGTTCCGTATGGAGATATCGACGCTATCAAGAAGGCTGCAAGCGAATATGATGAAATTACTGCCATTTTGTTAGAACCCATACAGGGTGAAGGCGGTTTAAATGTACCGAAAGCAGGTTTTTCTTACTTAGATCAAGTACGAGCTGTATGTGATCAACATGACTGGTTATTTATGTTAGACGAGATTCAGACTGGAAACGGACGTACTGGAAAATACTTTGCTTTTCAGCACAGCCTAGTCAAGCCTGACGTGCTCTCAACCGCTAAAGGGTTGGCTAACGGATTTCCTATTGGTGCTTGCTTAGTCAGTGGTAAAGCGCGAGATTTATTTAAAGTAGGTAGTCATGGATCTACGTATGGCGGTACACCACTTGGAAGCCGTGTGGTAAACACCGTGTATGATGTGTTAAGTAATACTGATGTTATGCATAACGCTGCTCAAGAGGGAGATTATATACAATCCAGCCTTTCGCAAGAGTTATCACAATATGGTGTGACCACACGAGGTCAAGGTATGATGATCGGAGTGGTGTTACCCAGCGAAACGGATTGCAGTCACTTAGTCCATAATGCGCGAATCCATGAAAAGCTCATCACTGACGTAAGAAGTAATAATGTCATACGATTGCTGCCAGCGTTAAACTTTTCACGTGAGGAAAGCGATCAACTGGTTGAAAAACTTACGCGTATCGTTGTTAAAACGCTAGGTTCTATCAGATGTTAA
- a CDS encoding ACT domain-containing protein has product MMAGIKDLNELLNSMQPELVDEAFVFCSVAGRLEQYLQLEPIATFKEPEGITLVLTKDKADEAGLNYEGVFRQITLTVHSSLQAVGLIAAVSTKLASKGISANVIAAYYHDHIFVSLEQAEQALLALKKLSNESIF; this is encoded by the coding sequence ATGATGGCAGGAATTAAAGACTTAAATGAATTACTTAATTCGATGCAGCCGGAGCTTGTAGATGAAGCGTTCGTCTTTTGCTCAGTAGCTGGTAGGCTAGAGCAATATCTCCAATTAGAACCAATAGCTACTTTTAAGGAGCCAGAGGGTATAACTTTGGTTTTAACAAAAGATAAAGCTGATGAGGCTGGTTTAAATTACGAAGGTGTTTTTCGGCAAATTACTTTAACAGTTCATTCAAGCCTACAAGCTGTAGGCTTGATAGCAGCAGTGTCGACAAAACTTGCTTCGAAAGGTATCAGTGCTAATGTCATTGCTGCTTATTATCATGACCATATATTCGTATCATTAGAGCAAGCAGAACAAGCTTTACTTGCTTTAAAAAAGTTGAGTAATGAATCAATATTTTAA
- a CDS encoding DinB family protein, translating to MIKHNFELMAEYNALMNQKFCDSISTISNNILWQDQKAFFGSILGTLNHLMVGDLIWLNRFNQHPSYPKGFKSLTPLRDLPLPTLLTQVLYKDKESFSSNRQNLDQMIMPFINESNEDDYSKVLRYQNTKNNTFHKSFLMLLQHLFNHQTHHRGQVTTLLTQMNINVGETDLLMLMPELDD from the coding sequence ATGATAAAGCATAATTTTGAACTCATGGCAGAATACAACGCTTTGATGAATCAGAAATTTTGTGACAGTATATCAACTATTTCTAATAATATTCTGTGGCAAGACCAAAAAGCGTTTTTTGGTTCTATATTAGGAACACTAAACCATCTTATGGTGGGCGACTTGATCTGGCTTAATCGCTTTAACCAACATCCAAGTTATCCGAAAGGCTTTAAATCGTTAACACCTTTAAGAGACTTGCCATTACCTACCCTGCTCACTCAAGTTTTATATAAAGACAAAGAAAGCTTTAGTAGTAATCGGCAAAATCTAGATCAAATGATCATGCCATTTATTAACGAGTCGAATGAAGACGACTACTCAAAAGTTTTGAGGTATCAAAATACTAAAAATAACACTTTTCATAAGTCTTTTTTAATGCTACTTCAACACCTTTTTAATCATCAAACCCATCATCGCGGGCAAGTAACGACTTTGCTTACTCAGATGAATATAAACGTAGGAGAGACTGATCTATTGATGCTAATGCCAGAGTTAGATGATTGA